In Coturnix japonica isolate 7356 chromosome 7, Coturnix japonica 2.1, whole genome shotgun sequence, one DNA window encodes the following:
- the TANC1 gene encoding protein TANC1, producing MLKAVLKKSREGGKGSKKEPAGDFSPENALQSVAASGHSADLPTGIQPVPGDAYRMNLAKGVSMSLPSSPLLPRQSYLMQSRSNKKSPGPIRKAKYVESPRVPGEAILLRKQSEQEEPCQNAKPDKDSSCSPAAQELMTRLGFLLGEGIPTSAHLEEKNESMCTIASQGVSPCSTLTSSTTSPSTDSPCSTLNSCTGKAAANKGSPCETMRSPSSTLESKDSGIIATVTSSSENDDRSGSSLEWSKDGSLRAGAHRGIGHDRRTDNCSPVAEEEAVGSAENVPKEVPTGEGPVPYSQSSGSLIMPRPNSVAATSSTKLEDLSYLDGQRNTPLRTSIRLPWHNTAGGRVQQENKARFVTYKPQDILLKPLLFEVPSITTDSVFVGREWLFQAIEEKLKNTGLAESRGTVITGNVGFGKTAIISRLVALSCHGSRMRQIASNSPNSSPQSSDSRQEIPLSQVHLSAPPPSGTYTMKTMNCPGTPDNQTQAGDSVKRLASKVVAYHYCQADNTYTCLVPEFVHSIAALLCRSSQLTAYKDLLIKEPHLQSMLSLRSCVQDPAAAFKRGVLEPLSNLRKEQKIPDEDFIILIDGLNEAEFHKPDYGDTISSFISKIICKFPPWLKLIVTVRTNFQEVVSSLPFVTISLDDFPDNKEIHGDLSAYIQYRINNSQEIINNISLNGKADAAIIGKVSNHLIMRSLGSYLYLKLTLDLFQKGHLVIKSASYKVVPVSLSELYLLQCNMKFMTNSAFERALPILNVALASLHPMTDEQIFQAINAGQINGEQQWEDFSQRMEALSCFLIKRRDKTRMFCHPSFREWLVWRADGENTDFLCEPRNGHALLAFMFSRQEGKLNRQQTMELGHHILKAHIFKGLSKRTGISSSHLQALWIGYSADGLSAALASLRNIYTPNVKVSRLLISAGANVNYKTEVLNNAPVLCVQSHLGHEEVVTLLLEFGAAIDGTSENGMTPLCYAAAAGHMNIVSLLCKKGAKADYLDKKGQCALVHSALRGHCDILEYLLNVVWIASSQEQNSLRKSQALQQSLTAASSMGHCQVVCYILAIEKEYEVDINVVDALWGETALTAAAGRGKLEVCEFLLDRGAAVSTANRRGVLPLFCAVRQGHWQIAKLLLKHGADVNLSDKQGRTPLMVASCEGHLSTVEFLLSAGATISSLDKEGLSALGWACLKGHREVVQYLVEKGATVDQTDKNGRTPLDLAAFYGDADIVQYLVEKGAMIEHVDHSGMRPLDRAIGCRNTSVVVMLLRKGAKLGNAAWAMATSKPDILIILLQKLMEEGNMLYKKGKMKEAAQRYQYALRKFPREGFGEEMKAFNEMRVSLYLNLSRCRRKTNDFGMAEEFATKALDLKPKSYEAYYARARAKRNSRKLLAALADLHEATKLCPTNQEIKRLLARVEEECKQFQRMQQQKHQCPQSGQQINNSDNEEEGVTQGVNENFQLQENEEEPPHPDESVSSPQRMQHPLAAPSHTRNLQDSVQQKARPVSPQGRAGAKYLREPGLVMQPTKQAQIVKTNQHLSSIQPGSKLGSNQCNTKTQSPFQHLSQSPVPVRHSKIQHLDGTGTFSPGSASTGVSSELYSEKFTSSQCSHSQHSFAKKSKTTDPSPAQFQMNFSEGRQQSPVPSTVSSSSPPGSMILAGSTSSLTSVSSFADGIKGPDVRIKESKVNPVHGTAAEHRTRNTPFMGIMDKTARFQQQSQSSRSWHSQASDGSSTNVSSGSTLSSNFEQSSVKHSQTKTSSTAAAPGESNQNGMQAKVHEELQCQTAAYCQDKRAPKPVLHLYPDAPSKQHSHISKEGHLSHVTSTKPKRSFIESNV from the exons ATGTTAAAGGCAGTTTTAAAGAAGAGCCGAGAGGGTGGAAAAGGGAGCAAGAAAGAACCAG cagggGACTTCAGCCCAGAGAATGCCTTGCAGAGTGTTGCAGCATCTGGCCACAGCGCAGATCTTCCCACTGGCATTCAGCCCGTCCCGGGGGATGCTTACAGGATGAACCTGGCTAAAGGAGTCTCAATGTCTTTGCCATCTTCACCTCTGCTGCCACGCCAGTCTTACTTGATGCAGTCACGATCAAACAAGAAGTCCCCAG GTCCAATCAGGAAGGCCAAGTATGTGGAAAGTCCTAGAGTGCCAGGTGAGGCAATTCTGCTGAGGAAACAATCAGAGCAAGAAGAACCCTGTCAAAATG CAAAGCCTGATAAAGACTCAAGTTGTTCTCCGGCAGCACAAGAATTGATGACGAGATTGGGTTTTTTACTGGGAGAAGGGATACCAACATCTGCtcatctagaagaaaaaaatgaatccaTG TGTACAATAGCCAGTCAAGGAGTCAGTCCATGTTCTACCCTCACAAGCAGCACTACATCTCCGAGCACTGATAGCCCATGCTCAACACTCAATAGCTGtactgggaaagcagcagccaacaAAGGTAGTCCCTGTGAAACCATGAGGAGCCCTAGCTCCACCCTGGAGAGCAAGGACAGTGGAATAATAG caacTGTAACAAGCTCATCAGAAAATGATGATCGTAGTGGATCCAGTTTGGAATGGAGCAAGGATGGGAGTCTCAGAGCTGGAGCACACCGAGGAATTGGTCACGATCGAAGAACTGACAATTGTTCACCGGttgcagaagaggaggctgtTGGATCTGCTGAGAATGTGCCGAAGGAAGTACCAACAGGAGAGGGTCCTGTTCCTTACTCTCAGAGTTCTGGATCTTTAATAATGCCTCGTCCAAACTCTGTTGCAG CAACAAGTTCTACCAAACTAGAAGATCTGAGTTATTTGGATGGACAAAGAAATACTCCTTTACGCACTTCAATTCGCTTACCTTGGCACAACACTGCTGGTGGAAGAgtgcagcaggaaaacaaag CACGTTTTGTCACCTATAAGCCTCAAGACATTTTGCTAAAGCCATTACTGTTTGAAGTGCCAAGCATAACGACAGACTCGGTGTTTGTTGGAAGAGAATGGCTGTTTCAGGCAattgaagaaaaactgaagaatacGGGcctggcagaaagcagaggaacagTTATTACTGGGAATGTGGGATTTGGGAAGACTGCTATTATTTCTCGTCTGGTGGCACTTAGCTGCCATGGAAGTCGCATGAGGCAAATAGCTTCAAACAGTCCTAATTCATCCCCCCAGA gcAGCGATTCCCGTCAGGAGATTCCCTTAAGTCAGGTACATCTGTCTGCTCCTCCTCCAAGTGGTACCTATACGATGAAGACCATGAATTGTCCTGGTACTCCCGACAACCAGACTCAAGCAGGTGACTCTGTGAAACGCCTTGCCTCTAAG GTTGTTGCTTATCACTATTGTCAAGCTGACAACACTTACACTTGTCTTGTCCCAGAATTTGTGCACAGCattgcagctttgctttgtcGTTCGAGTCAGTTAACAGCATACAAAGATCTTCTAATAAAAGAGCCTCACTTACAAAGCATGCTAAGCCTGAGATCTTGTGTTCAAgatccagcagcagcttttaaaaGAGGAGTGTTGGAACCACTTTCAAACCTCAGGAAAG agcaGAAGATCCCTGACGAAGATTTCATCATATTAATTGATGGTTTAAACGAGGCTGAATTTCACAAGCCAGATTATGGTGACACAATTTCATCATTTATCTCTAAGATAATTTGTAAGTTCCCTCCCTGGCTGAAGCTCATTGTGACTGTGAGAACTAattttcag gAGGTGGTAAGTTCACTGCCCTTCGTCACAATATCCCTGGACGATTTTCCAGACAACAAAGAGATTCATGGTGACTTGAGTGCTTACATTCAGTACAGAATTAATAACAGTCAGGAGATTATAAACAACATATCTTTAAATGGAAAAGCTGATGCGGCTATAATTGGGAAAGTGAGTAACCATCTGATCATGAGAAGCCTGGGATCTTATCTCTATTTGAAACTGACTCTGGATCTTTTCCAAAAAGGTCATTTAGTAATCAAAAGTGCAAGCTACAAGGTAGTTCCAGTGTCTCTGTCAGAACTGTACTTACTTCAGTGCAACATGAAGTTTATGACCAACTCTGCGTTTGAGCGAGCCCTGCCAATATTAAACGTGGCTCTGGCATCCTTACATCCCATGACAGATGAACAGATTTTCCAAGCTATTAATGCAGGTCAAATAAATGGAGAGCAGCAATGGGAAGACTTCAGCCAAAGGATGGAAGCTCTGTCGTGTTTTCTGATAAAAAGACGTGACAAAACACGGATGTTCTGCCACCCTTCCTTCAGAGAATGGCTGGTTTGGAGAGCGGATGGTGAAAATACAGACTTCTTATGTGAGCCAAG GAATGGACATGCTTTATTGGCTTTCATGTTTTCTCGACAAGAGGGAAAACTAAACCGCCAACAGACTATGGAACTTGGGCATCACATACTCAAAGCTCACATTTTTAAG GGTCTCAGTAAAAGGACTGGAATTTCTTCCAGTCATCTTCAAGCCTTGTGGATTGGTTATAGTGCTGATGGACTGTCTGCAGCCCTCGCTTCCTTGAGGAACATCTATACACCCAATGTGAAG gTCAGTCGGCTGCTGATCTCGGCAGGTGCAAATGTGAATTATAAGACTGAAGTACTAAATAATGCTCCAGTACTGTGTGTTCAGTCACACCTTGGACATGAGGAAGTGGTGACTCTTCTACTAGAATTTGGAGCTGCTATTGATGGAACATCAGAAAATGGAATGACCCCACTATGTTATGCAGCAGCTGCGGGTCACATGAACATAGTTTCACTGCTGTGCAAAAAGGGAGCAAAG GCTGACTATCTAGACAAAAAAGGGCAGTGTGCTTTGGTCCACAGTGCACTGAGAGGGCATTGTGATATCCTTGAATATCTTCTGAATGTTGTTTGGATAGCTTCTTCCCAGGAACAAAATTCACTACGAAAAAgccaagcactgcagcaatCGCTGACGGCAGCTTCCAGTATGGGGCACTGTCAG GTGGTTTGTTACATCTTGGCAATTGAGAAGGAGTATGAAGTTGACATCAATGTCGTTGATGCCTTGTGGGGAGAAAcag CCTtgacagctgctgcaggaagaggaaaactGGAAGTCTGCGAGTTCCTTCTTGACCGtggagcagctgtgagcacagccaACAGGAGGGGCGTCCTGCCGCTCTTCTGCGCAGTCCGGCAGGGGCACTGGCAG attgCTAAACTCCTTCTGAAGCACGGGGCTGATGTGAATCTAAGCGACAAGCAAGGCAGGACTCCGCTCATGGTGGCTTCTTGTGAAGGACATCTGAGCACTGTggaatttctcctttctgcag gtGCAACTATTTCATCTCTGGACAAAGAAGGGCTGTCAGCCTTGGGCTGGGCATGTCTAAAAGGCCACAGAGAAGTGGTGCAGTATTTAGTTGAGAAGGGCGCAACAGTTGATCAGACAGACAAAAACGGACGAACACCTCTAGACCTGGCAGCTTTTTATGGAGATGCTGATATT GTGCAGTATTTGGTAGAGAAGGGAGCAATGATTGAGCACGTTGACCACAGCGGCATGCGGCCACTGGACAGAGCCATTGGGTGCCGGAACACCTCGGTGGTGGTGATGCTGCTGAGGAAAGGAGCAAAACTAG GGAATGCAGCGTGGGCAATGGCCACCTCGAAACCAGATATTCTCATTattctgctgcagaaactgaTGGAAGAAGGAAACATGCTGTACAAA AAAGGCAAGATGAAAGAAGCAGCGCAGCGCTATCAATATGCACTGAGGAAGTTCCCGAGGGAAggatttggagaagaaatgaaagcattcaaTGAGATGAGAGTCTCGTTGTACTTAAATTTATCACGGTGTCGCCGAAAGACAAAC GATTTTGGTATGGCTGAAGAGTTTGCTACCAAAGCGCTGGATCTGAAACCCAAGTCGTACGAAGCCTATTATGCTCGAGCAAGAGCGAAAAGGAACAGCAG AAAGCTACTCGCTGCTCTTGCTGACTTACACGAAGCCACAAAGCTGTGTCCTACCAACCAAGAAATTAAACGTCTCCTGGCTCGAGTAGAAGAGGAATGTAAGCAGTTCCAGAGAATGCAACAACAGAAGCATCAGTGCCCACAGTCAGGACAGCAAATTAACAACTCAGATAACGAGGAGGAGGGTGTTACTCAAGGTGTGAATGAGAACTTCCAACTTcaagaaaatgaggaagaacCACCACACCCTGATGAATCTGTTTCTTCTCCGCAAAGGATGCAACATCCCTTAGCTGCTCCATCACACACTAGGAACCTTCAAGACAGCGTTCAGCAGAAAGCGAGACCTGTGTCCCCTCAAGGCAGAGCAGGCGCTAAATATCTGAGAGAGCCGGGCTTGGTCATGCAGCCAACCAAGCAAGCACAGATTGTAAAAACCAATCAGCACCTGAGCTCTATCCAGCCTGGATCAAAACTGGGGAGCAATCAATGTAATACAAAGACACAATCACCTTTTCAGCATCTTTCCCAAAGTCCCGTGCCAGTTCGACACTCTAAAATTCAGCATTTAGATGGGACAGGCACATTTTCACCTGGAAGCGCTTCCACTGGAGTGAGTTCTGAGCTGTACAGTGAGAAGTTCACATCCAGCCAGTGTTCACACTCACAGCACTCCTTTGCAAAGAAATCTAAAACCACTGACCCATCACCAGCCcaatttcaaatgaatttcagtGAAGGCAGACAGCAAAGTCCCGTACCCAGCACTGTCTCTTCCAGTTCTCCACCTGGCAGTATGATTCTCGCCGGCTCCACCAGCAGCTTAACTTCAGTGAGTAGTTTTGCAGATGGCATTAAGGGGCCAGACGTTCGAATCAAGGAGAGCAAAGTCAATCCAGTGCATGGtactgctgctgagcacagaactCGCAATACGCCGTTTATGGGAATCATGGATAAGACTGCCAGGTTTCAGCAGCAAAGTCAGTCCAGTCGCTCTTGGCATTCCCAGGCTTCAGATGGATCATCAACAAACGTTTCTTCTGGGAGCACTCTGTCTTCTAATTTTGAGCAATCTTCAGTCAAACACTCTCAAACTAAAACTTCCTCTactgctgctgccccaggagAGAGCAACCAGAATGGAATGCAGGCGAAAGTGCACGAGGAGCTTCAGTGTCAAACAGCCGCCTACTGTCAAGATAAGAGAGCACCAAAACCAGTTCTGCATTTATACCCAGATGCACCATCAAAACAACACTCTCACATCAGTAAGGAGGGTCATTTAAGCCACGTCACCTCTACAAAACCAAAGCGATCATTTATTGAATCAAATgtgtaa